The segment GTCGTGGTGGCTGGCGGCGCCGGTGTCGTCAGTCGCCGGGGATCTGGCGCACCGCGCCCTTGGCGGCACTGGTGGCCAGCATCGCATAGGCCTTCAGCGCCTTCGAGACCTTGCGCGTGCGGGGTTCCGCCGGCTGCCAGCCGCGGGCGTCCTGGGCGGTGCGGCGGGCGGCCAGCACGTCGTCGGCGACCGCCAGATGGATGCGGCGGTTGGGGATGTCGATCTCGATGATGTCGCCATCCTCGACCAGACCGATGGTGCCGCCTTCGGCCGCTTCGGGCGACACATGGCCGATCGACAGGCCCGATGACCCGCCCGAGAACCGGCCGTCAGTGACCAGCGCGCAGGCCTTGCCCAGCCCCATCGACTTGAGGTAGCTGGTCGGATACAGCATTTCCTGCATGCCGGGGCCGCCGCGCGGGCCCTCATAGCGGATCAGCACCACATCGCCGGCGGTGATCGCCCCACCCAGGATGCCGGAGACCGCGGCGTCCTGGCTCTCGAAGATCCGCGCCGGTCCTGAGAAGGTCAGGATCGAGGCATCCACGCCCGCCGTCTTCACGATGCAGCCATCGACCGCGATGTTGCCATAGAGCACCGCCAGCCCGCCATCCTTGGAATAGGCGTGGGCGGCATCGCGGATCACACCGGTTTCGCGGTCGGTATCGACCGCATCGAAACGGCGATCCTGGCTGAAGGCCACCTGGGTCGGCACGCCGCCAGGGGCGGCGCGGAAGAAATCATGCACCGATTTCGCGGTGCTGCGCTTCACGTCCCAATGGTCCAGCGCATGGCCCATGGTTTCGGCATGCACCATCGGCACGCTGGTGTCGATCAACCCGGCGCGGTCCAGCTCGCCCAGAATGCCCATGATGCCGCCGGCATGATGAACGTCTTCCATATGCACATGGCTGACCGCCGGCGCCACCTTGCACAGCACCGGCACGCGGCGCGACAACTGGTCGATATCGGCCATGGTGAAATCGACCTCGCCTTCCTGCGCCGCCGCCAGCAGATGCAGAACCGTGTTGGTCGACCCGCCCATGGCGATGTCGAGGGTCATAGCGTTCTTGAACGCCGCGACGCTGGCGATGCTGCGCGGCAGGGCGCTCACATCATCCTGTTCGTAATAGCGCCGCGCCAGATCGACGATCAGATGGCCGGCTTCCACGAACAGCCGCTTGCGGTCGGCATGGGTGGCCAGCGTCGAGCCATTGCCCGGCAGCGACAGGCCCAGCGCTTCGGTGAGGCAGTTCATCGAATTGGCGGTGAACATGCCCGAGCATGATCCGCAGGTCG is part of the Tistrella bauzanensis genome and harbors:
- the ilvD gene encoding dihydroxy-acid dehydratase, whose translation is MPAYRSRTTTHGRNMAGARGLWRATGMTDADFGKPIIAVVNSFTQFVPGHVHLKDLGQLVAREIESAGGVAKEFNTIAVDDGIAMGHDGMLYSLPSRELIADSVEYMVNAHCADAMVCISNCDKITPGMLMAALRLNIPVVFVSGGPMEAGKVVVDGKSKSLDLIDAMVAAADSSVSDEQVTAIERSACPTCGSCSGMFTANSMNCLTEALGLSLPGNGSTLATHADRKRLFVEAGHLIVDLARRYYEQDDVSALPRSIASVAAFKNAMTLDIAMGGSTNTVLHLLAAAQEGEVDFTMADIDQLSRRVPVLCKVAPAVSHVHMEDVHHAGGIMGILGELDRAGLIDTSVPMVHAETMGHALDHWDVKRSTAKSVHDFFRAAPGGVPTQVAFSQDRRFDAVDTDRETGVIRDAAHAYSKDGGLAVLYGNIAVDGCIVKTAGVDASILTFSGPARIFESQDAAVSGILGGAITAGDVVLIRYEGPRGGPGMQEMLYPTSYLKSMGLGKACALVTDGRFSGGSSGLSIGHVSPEAAEGGTIGLVEDGDIIEIDIPNRRIHLAVADDVLAARRTAQDARGWQPAEPRTRKVSKALKAYAMLATSAAKGAVRQIPGD